Proteins encoded within one genomic window of Armatimonadota bacterium:
- the rsmA gene encoding ribosomal RNA small subunit methyltransferase A — MGKTAGEGSHLRERDRAAELRDTLERHGVRLTKRLGQHFLISDRVVDEIVLLASGYEGVLEIGPGAGALTTRLVEGATRVTAIEFDKRMIAILSEICPGATVVEADVLKVDLGELLESLPAPRCVVSNMPYSITGPLLTKIAAQRERIDSAILMMQREVGERVLALPGDRRRGSLSLFLQLQFSISKVCNVPPGAFVPRPKVSSVVLQLTPLDGTVSQQVFDVVRAGFVQPRKTLVNNLSGDYARIKVIDAIVALGLSESIRPHQLEDEHWIELGSRL; from the coding sequence GTGGGGAAGACGGCAGGTGAAGGTTCACATCTTCGAGAACGTGATCGAGCTGCCGAGCTCAGAGACACCCTCGAACGGCACGGGGTAAGGCTGACCAAGCGCCTCGGACAGCACTTTCTGATCTCAGATCGCGTGGTCGACGAGATCGTCTTGCTTGCTTCCGGCTATGAAGGCGTTCTTGAGATCGGCCCTGGGGCAGGTGCGCTCACCACCAGACTTGTCGAAGGCGCTACCAGAGTTACAGCAATCGAGTTCGACAAACGCATGATCGCGATTTTGTCCGAGATCTGCCCTGGCGCGACGGTTGTCGAAGCGGACGTGCTCAAGGTTGATTTAGGCGAGTTGTTGGAGTCGTTGCCAGCGCCGCGCTGCGTCGTCTCGAACATGCCGTACAGCATCACCGGTCCGCTGCTGACTAAGATCGCCGCGCAGCGCGAACGGATCGACTCGGCGATACTGATGATGCAACGGGAGGTCGGCGAGCGCGTGTTAGCTTTGCCCGGTGATCGTAGGCGCGGCTCGCTGTCCTTGTTCTTGCAGCTGCAGTTTTCGATCAGCAAAGTCTGCAATGTGCCGCCGGGGGCGTTTGTTCCGAGACCGAAAGTGTCCAGCGTCGTGCTTCAGCTGACGCCGCTTGACGGTACTGTTTCGCAGCAGGTGTTCGATGTCGTGCGAGCGGGTTTTGTTCAGCCGCGAAAGACGCTTGTCAACAATCTCTCTGGCGATTATGCCAGGATCAAAGTCATCGACGCAATCGTTGCTCTTGGTCTGAGCGAATCGATCCGTCCGCACCAGCTCGAGGACGAGCATTGGATCGAATTGGGAAGCCGGTTATGA
- the queG gene encoding tRNA epoxyqueuosine(34) reductase QueG — MKQQVCDWAREVGFDLVGIADVQPATTIANYNAWIDRGLHAGMEYLHEQRELREQVTNLLPEARSALVVGLNYHQNVSHKEGFPRIAQYALGRDYHKVMRGKLRQLGRCITDHDSGLKWQACVDSAPVLEREMAMRAGLGWIGKNTCLIDSHRGSWYFIGVLLLSLELEPDEPAVGSCGTCTMCIDACPTGAIVPHEDRWQIDSSKCISYLTIEHKNEFNKSQQELVDDWTFGCDICQDVCPFNKAREAHPLRATETTESDFLKRREWPSLKELAQIDYDEWDKLTRGSPVRRAGFDGLRRNARANLANASQKK, encoded by the coding sequence ATGAAACAGCAGGTGTGCGACTGGGCGCGTGAAGTCGGTTTCGATCTTGTCGGAATTGCGGATGTGCAACCGGCTACGACTATCGCTAACTATAATGCATGGATCGATCGGGGACTGCACGCGGGAATGGAGTATCTGCACGAGCAGCGCGAGCTGCGAGAGCAGGTGACTAACCTCCTGCCCGAGGCACGCTCGGCTCTTGTCGTTGGGTTGAACTACCATCAGAATGTCTCACATAAAGAGGGGTTCCCGAGGATCGCGCAGTACGCGCTTGGACGGGACTATCACAAGGTGATGCGTGGCAAGCTGCGGCAGTTGGGACGGTGCATTACAGACCATGATTCAGGTTTAAAATGGCAGGCCTGCGTGGATTCTGCGCCGGTTCTGGAAAGGGAGATGGCGATGCGCGCGGGGCTGGGGTGGATCGGAAAGAACACTTGCCTGATCGACTCGCATCGTGGCAGCTGGTACTTCATCGGCGTCTTGCTTCTTTCGCTGGAACTGGAGCCGGATGAGCCTGCGGTAGGGAGTTGCGGCACCTGTACTATGTGCATAGACGCGTGTCCGACTGGGGCGATCGTGCCGCACGAAGACCGGTGGCAGATCGACAGTTCGAAGTGCATTAGCTATTTAACTATTGAGCATAAGAATGAGTTTAATAAGTCGCAACAAGAACTAGTCGATGACTGGACATTCGGATGCGACATCTGCCAAGACGTGTGCCCGTTCAACAAAGCTCGCGAAGCGCATCCTTTGCGTGCTACGGAGACGACGGAGAGCGACTTCTTAAAACGGCGCGAGTGGCCGTCGCTAAAGGAGCTTGCTCAAATCGATTACGACGAGTGGGACAAGTTGACGCGCGGATCGCCTGTGCGTCGGGCAGGTTTCGACGGTCTGCGGCGCAACGCGCGCGCGAATCTCGCCAACGCTTCTCAGAAAAAATAA